A region of Sphingobium amiense DNA encodes the following proteins:
- a CDS encoding MucR family transcriptional regulator gives MAQDLLVTLTVDIVAAHVSNNAVPAADLPALIEGVYGALNQAVVPAPEPQPEELRPAVSIRHSVKPDYLVCLEDGKKMKMLKRHLATHYGLSPDAYRAKWGLPKDYPMVAPSYRERRSTLAKANGLGRKPGEPAPAAKAGGKGRRKLGIAAAKPAPDRP, from the coding sequence TTGGCTCAAGATCTTCTTGTCACACTCACCGTCGATATCGTCGCGGCACATGTCTCGAACAATGCCGTGCCGGCGGCCGACCTGCCGGCGCTGATCGAGGGCGTCTATGGCGCGTTGAACCAGGCGGTGGTGCCGGCCCCAGAGCCCCAACCGGAAGAGCTTCGTCCGGCAGTGTCGATCCGCCATTCGGTCAAGCCGGACTATCTGGTGTGCCTGGAAGACGGCAAGAAGATGAAGATGCTCAAGCGCCACCTGGCGACCCATTACGGCCTGTCGCCCGATGCCTATCGCGCGAAATGGGGCCTGCCCAAGGACTATCCCATGGTGGCGCCGAGCTACAGGGAGCGCCGCAGCACACTTGCCAAGGCAAATGGCCTTGGCCGCAAGCCCGGCGAACCGGCACCGGCCGCGAAGGCAGGTGGCAAGGGCCGTCGGAAGCTTGGCATAGCGGCCGCCAAGCCCGCCCCGGACCGTCCCTAA
- a CDS encoding tyrosine-type recombinase/integrase, protein MTKSNPFPALLRAFFQEWLAEQRSASVHTIRSYRDTWRLLLRFIAERKGGGVARITLADVSAGEVRAFLHHTEHGRKSTIGTRNCRLAAIRSFFSYVADKDPEYIAQCAEVLTVPLKREPTAAPCYLETGEVEAILAQPDRSTIEGMRDHVLLSFLYNSGARIQEALDLCTDAIRFDAPNFVRLYGKGRKERICPLWPETVTLLRKLLERQPRGAEERIFVNRYGEPLGASGVRFKLAAYVEEAAKSMPTLRSKHVTPHSFRHATAVHLVAAGVDITVIRSWLGHVSLDTTNHYAQANLETKRKALEQVGAPAASNVPPSWKRDASLMEWLDTL, encoded by the coding sequence ATGACGAAGAGCAATCCGTTCCCCGCGTTGTTGCGGGCGTTCTTCCAGGAATGGTTGGCCGAGCAACGCAGTGCTTCGGTTCATACGATCCGGTCTTACCGCGACACCTGGCGATTGTTGCTTCGGTTTATCGCGGAGCGAAAAGGCGGCGGGGTTGCGCGGATCACGCTGGCCGATGTCTCGGCCGGCGAGGTGCGCGCGTTCCTCCATCATACCGAGCATGGGCGCAAAAGCACAATCGGCACGCGAAACTGCCGGCTCGCAGCGATCCGCAGCTTCTTCAGCTACGTGGCGGACAAGGATCCCGAATACATTGCGCAATGCGCCGAGGTCCTGACCGTCCCGCTGAAGCGGGAGCCCACCGCTGCACCCTGCTATCTCGAGACGGGGGAGGTCGAGGCGATCCTTGCTCAGCCCGACCGATCGACAATCGAGGGGATGCGCGACCATGTGTTGCTCTCGTTCCTCTACAACAGCGGCGCGCGCATCCAGGAAGCTCTCGACCTCTGTACCGACGCGATCCGGTTCGACGCACCGAACTTCGTGCGTCTTTACGGCAAGGGGCGCAAGGAACGCATCTGTCCGCTCTGGCCAGAAACAGTGACGTTGCTCCGGAAGTTGTTGGAACGCCAACCACGTGGGGCAGAAGAGCGAATCTTCGTGAATCGATACGGTGAGCCCCTGGGCGCCTCCGGGGTGCGGTTCAAGTTGGCCGCCTATGTTGAGGAAGCCGCCAAATCCATGCCGACGCTTCGGTCCAAACATGTGACGCCGCACAGCTTCCGGCATGCCACCGCCGTTCACCTTGTCGCTGCCGGGGTCGACATCACCGTCATCCGCAGTTGGCTTGGACACGTCAGCCTCGATACGACCAACCACTACGCACAGGCCAATCTGGAGACCAAACGAAAGGCGCTTGAACAGGTAGGCGCGCCGGCGGCGAGCAACGTCCCACCATCGTGGAAACGCGATGCCAGCCTGATGGAATGGCTCGACACCCTGTGA
- a CDS encoding phosphatidylglycerol lysyltransferase domain-containing protein encodes MWRRSAGRSYHLHARHAGGQAAALCGAPRGEEGARFAIIARDELAAHLPRLQEISESWLREKGHREKGFSVGRFDPAYLARFDCAVVLREEKIVAFANVWATQDRTELSIDLMRHDADMPYGTMDYLFVRLMQWGHGQGYRWFTLGLAPLSGLEARRLAPLWARLGALLYHHGQALYGFEGLRSYKEKFSPVWEPRFIAGPQGPALARALFDLQALIGGK; translated from the coding sequence ATATGGCGAAGAAGCGCGGGTCGATCTTACCACCTTCACGCTCGACACGCCGGCGGCCAAGCCGCTGCGCTATGCGGTGCGCCGCGCGGAGAAGAAGGCGCGCGCTTCGCGATCATCGCGCGAGACGAGCTTGCCGCGCATCTGCCCCGGCTGCAGGAGATTTCCGAAAGCTGGCTGCGCGAGAAGGGCCACCGGGAAAAGGGCTTCAGCGTGGGCCGCTTCGACCCCGCCTATCTCGCCCGCTTCGACTGCGCGGTCGTCCTGCGCGAGGAGAAGATTGTCGCCTTCGCCAATGTCTGGGCGACGCAGGATCGCACCGAGCTGTCGATCGACCTGATGCGCCACGATGCCGACATGCCCTATGGCACGATGGACTATCTGTTCGTGCGGCTGATGCAATGGGGCCATGGGCAGGGCTATCGCTGGTTCACCCTCGGCCTCGCCCCCTTGTCCGGCCTGGAGGCGCGCCGCCTGGCGCCGCTCTGGGCGCGGCTCGGCGCGCTTCTCTACCATCACGGCCAGGCGCTCTACGGCTTCGAGGGCCTACGCAGCTACAAAGAGAAATTCTCGCCGGTTTGGGAGCCGCGCTTCATCGCGGGGCCGCAAGGCCCGGCGCTCGCCAGGGCGCTGTTCGACCTCCAGGCGCTGATCGGCGGCAAATGA
- a CDS encoding methylase, which yields MTGVVDGLEGNTLNSGAKASARSRFESTKQRFFGQVLLSMKLPTVIAAAEQHLAEGKSVVMQLVTTAESILDRRLGQLAPDERAELDIDLSPREFLLSGDPDKTYSLQSRFMSSGSHAGADLRDEDIDFTPDN from the coding sequence CTGACCGGCGTCGTCGACGGCCTCGAAGGCAATACGCTCAACAGCGGCGCCAAGGCCTCGGCGCGCTCGCGCTTCGAGTCGACCAAGCAGCGCTTCTTCGGACAGGTGCTCCTGTCGATGAAATTGCCGACCGTGATCGCGGCGGCCGAGCAGCATCTCGCCGAGGGCAAATCGGTGGTCATGCAGCTTGTCACCACGGCCGAGTCCATCCTCGACCGCCGCCTGGGCCAGCTCGCCCCGGATGAGCGCGCCGAACTCGATATCGACCTGAGCCCGCGCGAATTCCTGTTATCTGGAGATCCAGATAAAACATATTCTTTGCAGTCGAGATTTATGTCGAGCGGTTCGCACGCAGGCGCGGATTTACGGGATGAAGACATCGATTTTACTCCAGATAATTAA
- a CDS encoding DUF7146 domain-containing protein has translation MPLTALRPSQELIDLVGALGGTWSGNVAMCRCPAHADSDPSLSIRQGDRGILVTCFAGCAREDVLRELRRVRPGRHFPAPSSTEGRGRGDPQRVWDQGTEIIGTLGETYLRGRHLVPLVQGLRFHPRCPYLPKPRTQFLPALLVPVQEGQRLTAIQRIFLDPDGRYTRKVMLGTPGRGAWQGARPADILGIAEGFETARAFTLLRGIPCWASLGARRLHQLQIPASVTRLFVAGDNDPEGRRAMAQAMECYARPDLDLVEALPPAPFKDWARVLEAEAQAGRR, from the coding sequence ATGCCGCTTACAGCCCTTAGACCGTCCCAGGAACTCATCGATCTCGTCGGCGCCCTCGGGGGCACGTGGAGCGGTAATGTCGCCATGTGCCGATGCCCCGCCCACGCCGACAGCGACCCCAGCCTTTCAATCCGCCAGGGCGACCGCGGTATCCTCGTGACCTGCTTTGCCGGCTGCGCGCGCGAAGACGTGCTGCGTGAGCTTCGGCGCGTGCGACCGGGCCGACATTTCCCTGCGCCCAGCAGCACTGAAGGGCGGGGAAGGGGCGATCCACAGCGCGTCTGGGACCAGGGCACCGAGATCATCGGTACGCTTGGGGAAACCTACCTGCGCGGGCGCCACCTCGTACCGCTCGTCCAGGGCCTGCGGTTCCATCCGCGTTGTCCCTATCTTCCCAAGCCGCGAACGCAGTTTCTTCCCGCCTTGCTGGTGCCGGTCCAGGAAGGTCAGCGCCTGACCGCCATCCAGCGCATCTTCCTGGACCCCGATGGCCGCTATACCCGCAAGGTCATGCTTGGCACGCCGGGGCGCGGGGCGTGGCAAGGCGCGCGTCCTGCGGATATTCTCGGCATTGCAGAGGGTTTCGAGACCGCGCGGGCTTTCACCCTGCTGCGCGGCATTCCGTGCTGGGCCAGCCTGGGTGCCCGCAGGCTTCACCAGCTTCAAATACCCGCTTCAGTGACGCGGCTCTTCGTGGCGGGCGACAACGATCCCGAAGGCCGGCGTGCCATGGCGCAGGCGATGGAATGCTATGCGCGCCCCGATCTTGACCTCGTGGAAGCGCTGCCGCCCGCTCCCTTCAAGGATTGGGCGCGGGTGCTCGAAGCCGAGGCACAAGCCGGCCGGCGCTGA
- a CDS encoding site-specific integrase, which yields MLQTHDELIAELSNLLTAQNYNPVVVANHRLYARAFLDYLAECDMQVETVTPQQVDQYFCYAIQDFQAQYGRVPCPRWHMLPRTSINKLLRLAQGKWPPEPEIIEPETVYRQAICCEYEAWLRDERGLASATIAALMWEARNFLRWQFERSGAASLDTLSIVEVDLYMDMRAPGLRRKSLADVAERLRSVVRYLHRTGRIPTDLTPHIIGPMLYAYEDVPSTLDKSQIAAVLATTKKDGSPRGMRDFAVLQLLATYGLREGEICRLRLEDVNWRGESLRIRHTKTNAYSYMPLLAPVGEALLDYLRHGRPQVEGREIFIRSCAPYIAMTNLYGMIRGRLAAAGVEPPGKRGAHVFRHARAVELLRASVPQKIIGDVLGHRSIESTNAYLKLATDDLRAVALEVPGSEMLS from the coding sequence ATGTTGCAGACGCACGACGAATTGATCGCCGAACTCTCGAATTTGCTCACGGCGCAGAATTATAACCCGGTGGTTGTGGCGAACCATCGACTCTACGCGCGCGCATTTCTCGATTATCTGGCCGAGTGCGACATGCAGGTCGAGACTGTGACGCCTCAGCAGGTCGACCAGTATTTTTGCTATGCAATCCAGGATTTTCAGGCCCAGTATGGCCGAGTTCCCTGTCCGCGGTGGCACATGTTGCCCCGCACGTCAATCAACAAGCTCCTCCGGCTTGCTCAAGGCAAATGGCCGCCCGAGCCGGAGATAATCGAACCGGAAACTGTGTACCGGCAGGCGATCTGCTGCGAATACGAGGCATGGCTGCGCGACGAGCGCGGTCTGGCAAGCGCTACCATCGCGGCGCTTATGTGGGAGGCACGGAACTTCCTGCGATGGCAGTTCGAACGGAGCGGTGCTGCCAGCCTCGACACGTTGAGCATCGTGGAAGTCGATCTCTACATGGACATGCGCGCGCCTGGATTAAGGCGCAAATCATTGGCCGATGTCGCTGAGCGGCTCCGGTCGGTGGTGCGCTATCTGCATCGGACGGGACGCATCCCGACTGATCTCACGCCGCACATCATCGGCCCCATGCTTTACGCCTATGAAGATGTGCCCTCGACGTTGGACAAGAGCCAAATCGCCGCGGTGTTGGCGACGACGAAGAAGGACGGATCGCCGCGAGGAATGCGCGATTTTGCGGTACTTCAACTGCTTGCCACATATGGGTTGCGCGAAGGTGAGATATGCCGCCTTCGGCTTGAAGACGTGAACTGGCGCGGAGAATCCCTGCGTATCCGTCACACCAAGACCAATGCGTACTCCTACATGCCGCTATTGGCGCCGGTTGGTGAGGCGCTGCTCGACTATCTGCGTCATGGGCGCCCCCAGGTCGAGGGGCGGGAAATCTTCATCCGATCCTGCGCGCCCTACATCGCAATGACAAACCTGTACGGCATGATCCGCGGGCGGTTAGCAGCCGCAGGCGTCGAGCCGCCGGGAAAGCGAGGAGCGCATGTCTTCCGCCACGCGCGAGCGGTCGAACTACTGCGGGCGTCGGTCCCGCAAAAGATCATCGGCGACGTGCTCGGGCATCGATCAATCGAATCCACCAATGCCTATCTCAAGCTGGCGACAGATGATCTCCGAGCCGTGGCGCTCGAGGTACCCGGCTCGGAGATGCTGTCATGA
- a CDS encoding DUF4238 domain-containing protein, with protein MTMQSKTQNPPWRHHFIPQFLLEEWKTGGELLRYYRDWRGDVQCEPKSPKGVCFGRDLYKTEGFPPEHAQQMETIFMQWIDNAAANVHARLLRGEVDALSDQECTEWARFVMSLIFRTPLDIRGLREAVAIQAERARPLMEADGEGEELPPVAVQDLQMKILRYAIDDPERGSTLINMHWRVVKTSNPRELWISDWPLDVPSNAAWLGGPSSYIGLPIAPNVWFVAAGTKSFADRLVARPQRELILTQNRATVGHAQNFVGAKTPKAAKFIKANFGGLPRFSVTQSMAEKYRTAGQAGQEPA; from the coding sequence ATGACGATGCAATCGAAGACACAGAATCCGCCATGGCGCCACCACTTTATCCCTCAGTTTTTGTTGGAGGAATGGAAAACGGGTGGCGAGTTGCTTCGCTATTACCGAGATTGGCGCGGCGACGTTCAGTGCGAACCAAAGTCACCAAAAGGCGTCTGCTTCGGCCGTGATCTCTACAAAACTGAGGGGTTTCCTCCCGAGCATGCGCAGCAAATGGAAACGATCTTCATGCAGTGGATCGATAACGCTGCAGCCAATGTCCACGCGCGCCTGCTTCGGGGTGAAGTCGATGCTCTGAGCGACCAAGAATGCACCGAGTGGGCACGGTTTGTCATGTCGCTGATCTTCCGGACGCCACTGGACATACGTGGCTTACGCGAGGCCGTGGCGATCCAGGCTGAGCGAGCTCGCCCACTCATGGAAGCCGATGGCGAAGGCGAGGAGCTTCCACCGGTTGCCGTTCAAGACCTGCAGATGAAAATACTGAGGTACGCAATCGACGATCCTGAACGTGGCTCGACACTCATCAACATGCATTGGCGCGTAGTAAAGACCTCCAATCCGAGAGAACTCTGGATTTCGGATTGGCCTCTCGATGTGCCAAGCAACGCAGCTTGGCTTGGCGGTCCATCATCTTACATCGGGCTACCGATTGCTCCAAATGTTTGGTTTGTAGCTGCTGGCACGAAGTCATTCGCCGATCGGCTTGTGGCGCGGCCACAGCGGGAACTCATTCTCACACAGAACCGGGCTACCGTCGGCCATGCTCAGAACTTCGTGGGAGCGAAGACGCCAAAGGCTGCAAAATTCATCAAAGCGAATTTCGGAGGTCTGCCACGCTTCTCGGTCACGCAGAGCATGGCAGAAAAATATCGGACAGCAGGCCAGGCCGGCCAAGAACCAGCCTGA
- a CDS encoding virulence factor translates to MLVIAAGAGYCHFLGYPAGPIYSRVPASASSARQDGTVTLFFSGDLGFNTGMGPRIARHIAAVGIPVLGVNSLSAFARRRSPQETRALVRQAIGRALAEPGARRLVVIGQSFGADVLLTGLADLPPADRQRIVLAALIVPQDTLSFRATPGGVFNVGNDGPALPTAQRFDWAPALCIQGESEPESLCPVWSASARNVTRIALPGGHFLNDDVGKVSAVILQAIDGH, encoded by the coding sequence TTGCTCGTCATCGCCGCGGGCGCGGGATATTGCCATTTTCTGGGCTATCCGGCGGGGCCGATTTACAGCCGGGTGCCGGCGAGCGCCTCGTCCGCAAGGCAAGACGGCACGGTCACCCTGTTTTTTTCCGGTGACCTGGGGTTCAACACCGGCATGGGGCCCAGGATCGCGAGGCACATCGCCGCGGTCGGGATCCCGGTCCTGGGCGTCAACTCGCTCAGCGCCTTTGCCCGTCGCCGCTCGCCGCAGGAGACGCGGGCGCTCGTGCGCCAGGCGATCGGCCGCGCCCTCGCGGAGCCGGGCGCGCGCCGCCTTGTGGTGATCGGCCAGTCCTTCGGCGCCGATGTTCTCCTGACGGGCCTCGCCGACCTGCCCCCCGCCGATCGACAGCGGATCGTGCTTGCGGCCCTCATCGTTCCGCAGGACACGCTGTCGTTCCGGGCGACGCCGGGCGGCGTCTTCAACGTCGGCAATGATGGCCCGGCTCTCCCCACCGCCCAGCGCTTCGATTGGGCGCCCGCGCTCTGTATCCAAGGCGAGAGCGAGCCGGAAAGCCTATGCCCCGTGTGGAGCGCGAGCGCGCGCAACGTGACACGGATCGCGCTGCCCGGCGGCCACTTCCTGAATGACGATGTCGGCAAGGTGTCGGCCGTAATCCTGCAGGCAATCGACGGGCATTGA
- a CDS encoding response regulator translates to MAMILHELGTNARKYGALSRAGGTVDIRWTVRPEQLALSWTERGGPSVRAPVRRGFGSRLIEATVRGVHGNADMSLEAEGVRWEIQFPLPDDEGSAQEAGKGRAGQGSLAEQAGLAPSREPAWRNLAGKHVLVVEDEPLLALDIVGQLEDAGTIIVGPAADPRAALDLIAHHRIDVALLDANLSGEPVDDIAHALAAQSIPFLFMSGYGRENLPQAFPHIELLSKPFDPRQLLTLADRMLA, encoded by the coding sequence ATGGCGATGATCCTGCACGAGCTCGGCACCAACGCGCGCAAATACGGCGCTCTCTCTCGTGCTGGCGGCACGGTCGACATCCGTTGGACTGTCCGGCCGGAACAGCTCGCGCTCAGCTGGACCGAGCGCGGTGGTCCCAGCGTCCGGGCGCCCGTCCGCCGCGGCTTTGGATCGCGGCTGATCGAAGCCACCGTTCGCGGCGTTCACGGCAATGCCGATATGAGCCTCGAGGCCGAGGGCGTACGCTGGGAGATCCAGTTTCCGCTGCCGGACGACGAGGGCTCAGCACAAGAGGCTGGCAAGGGGCGGGCGGGGCAGGGTTCGCTCGCCGAGCAGGCCGGCCTTGCGCCATCGCGCGAACCGGCATGGCGCAACCTTGCAGGCAAGCACGTGCTTGTCGTGGAGGACGAGCCGCTCCTGGCCCTCGATATCGTCGGCCAGCTCGAGGATGCGGGCACCATCATCGTTGGACCCGCCGCTGATCCGCGCGCGGCGCTCGACCTCATCGCGCACCATCGGATCGACGTTGCCCTGCTCGACGCCAATCTCTCGGGCGAACCGGTCGACGATATCGCGCATGCGCTCGCCGCGCAGTCCATCCCCTTCCTGTTCATGAGCGGCTATGGGCGCGAGAACCTGCCCCAGGCTTTCCCGCATATCGAACTGCTCTCGAAGCCCTTCGACCCGCGGCAGCTTCTCACGCTTGCCGACAGGATGCTTGCCTGA
- a CDS encoding tyrosine-type recombinase/integrase codes for MVAVPDDIDHLDTALADYATFLVQEHYSAASIKSYRSEAAHFAAWMRVSRLRWQDVTDKHVALYAGHSCRCPVYRKRGTLIGHHGPLRRSKGARRFLGFLRDRQILPQAESQPYEDEDLTAYKAWLKAHCGSSAATIRRYSDEVKRWYLLLGPPSDLDAATIRRIVSHRITEVPGSAPTVAGIIRSYVRFLVSRGECDAALQHAFPPIRRYRLGTLPRYMDEATVEGIIASCKTDTAVEIRDKAIILLLARLGLRAGDIWQLRLADIDWNEGCLRVCGKSRRPDRLPLPQDVGDAILDYIERARPPIDEERLFVRVQPPFRPFNSSAEIAGIVARVFHRGAIEGVPTGAHAFRHSLATRMLRAGAGLESVGTILRHRSPATTAIYAKVDVPMLLKVAQDWPGDAA; via the coding sequence ATGGTCGCCGTGCCCGATGATATCGATCATCTGGACACGGCGTTGGCGGATTACGCGACATTCCTCGTGCAGGAGCATTACAGCGCGGCGAGCATCAAGAGCTACCGTTCGGAGGCAGCGCACTTTGCCGCGTGGATGCGCGTTTCTCGCCTGCGCTGGCAGGATGTCACTGATAAGCATGTTGCCTTGTATGCTGGCCACAGCTGTCGTTGCCCGGTTTACCGCAAGCGCGGAACGCTGATCGGCCATCACGGTCCGTTACGCCGCAGTAAGGGCGCGCGGCGCTTCCTTGGATTTTTGCGCGACCGGCAGATACTTCCGCAGGCAGAGAGCCAACCGTATGAAGACGAGGATCTGACAGCCTATAAGGCTTGGCTGAAGGCCCATTGCGGCAGTTCGGCTGCGACGATCCGTCGTTACAGCGACGAAGTGAAGCGCTGGTATTTGTTGCTCGGTCCGCCATCGGATCTGGACGCGGCTACCATCAGAAGAATCGTTAGCCACCGCATCACCGAGGTGCCCGGTTCTGCACCGACCGTCGCCGGCATCATACGGAGCTATGTGCGCTTTCTTGTCTCACGCGGGGAGTGTGACGCGGCGTTGCAACATGCCTTTCCGCCCATCAGGCGCTATCGGCTCGGCACCCTGCCACGCTATATGGACGAGGCGACGGTCGAGGGGATCATTGCGTCCTGCAAAACCGATACTGCGGTCGAGATTCGTGACAAGGCCATCATCCTTCTACTTGCCAGGCTCGGCCTGCGAGCCGGTGACATTTGGCAGCTCCGTCTAGCGGATATCGACTGGAACGAAGGATGTCTGAGGGTATGCGGCAAGAGCAGGCGGCCCGATCGCCTGCCGCTGCCCCAGGATGTAGGGGATGCGATCCTCGACTATATCGAGCGGGCCCGCCCACCGATAGACGAGGAGCGGTTGTTCGTTCGGGTGCAACCTCCATTCCGGCCGTTCAACTCGTCGGCCGAGATCGCAGGCATCGTAGCGCGTGTATTCCATCGGGGCGCCATCGAGGGCGTGCCGACGGGTGCCCATGCCTTCCGGCATTCTCTGGCAACACGGATGCTGCGCGCCGGCGCCGGCCTTGAATCGGTCGGCACGATCCTGCGCCACCGTTCCCCGGCGACCACCGCCATCTACGCCAAGGTCGACGTCCCGATGCTGCTCAAGGTC
- a CDS encoding tyrosine-type recombinase/integrase, with product MSAWHDPDCTVVDAFLEKSQFRPGSRPTYRWFLRSFEDVARRHPAVDRQMLDVWLKEMEKRWRMPTLLNQVCIVDRFLEHLVEIGLIAENPVAVLRRQYNAKQNKPIWRALASPNPDEALAALRRPAPYGSVLGDFMREHVALMRSRGYQYETQAHWLLRFDRFLQANPELAGASLETMLARWATAKPTRNHAAECQKLGRILTKARYRLDPRIPPKRFNARPEREVAREHRRPHIFSPADVRRLLDVARSYPSPDAPLRPMVLYTMVVLAYCAGLRRSELAGLDLGDVDLQSDTITIRETKFYKTRILPLTGSVMAELRAYIDARRRAGAPQDPRSGLFWHEHFNDRYTPVTVSTMITNVMRRAGFKPPTGRAGPRVHDLRHSMVVNRILQWYRSGVNPQDKLRFLSTYMGHRDINSTLVYITVTQDLLHEASERFRTVGVRCLTMEARP from the coding sequence ATGAGCGCCTGGCACGATCCCGATTGCACCGTTGTTGACGCCTTCCTGGAAAAATCGCAGTTCCGGCCGGGAAGCAGACCGACTTATCGCTGGTTCCTTCGCAGCTTCGAGGATGTAGCCCGACGTCATCCCGCGGTTGACCGGCAGATGCTCGACGTCTGGCTGAAGGAAATGGAAAAACGTTGGCGAATGCCGACGCTGCTCAACCAGGTCTGCATTGTCGATCGCTTCCTCGAACACCTCGTCGAAATCGGGCTGATCGCCGAGAATCCCGTTGCTGTGCTTCGTCGTCAGTACAACGCCAAACAAAACAAGCCGATCTGGCGGGCTCTCGCTTCCCCCAATCCCGACGAAGCCCTGGCCGCATTGCGACGGCCCGCGCCCTACGGCAGCGTGCTGGGGGACTTCATGCGCGAGCATGTCGCGTTGATGCGCAGCCGGGGCTATCAGTATGAGACCCAGGCTCACTGGCTATTGCGGTTCGATCGGTTCCTCCAGGCGAACCCCGAACTTGCCGGGGCATCGCTTGAGACAATGCTGGCGCGCTGGGCAACTGCCAAGCCGACCCGCAATCACGCGGCTGAATGTCAGAAGCTGGGGCGCATCCTGACCAAGGCGCGGTATCGCCTTGATCCCAGAATCCCGCCAAAACGCTTCAACGCCCGGCCAGAGCGGGAAGTGGCGCGCGAGCATCGACGGCCGCATATCTTCAGTCCGGCCGACGTCCGGCGGTTGCTCGATGTTGCCCGCTCGTATCCGTCGCCGGATGCTCCGCTGCGGCCTATGGTCCTCTACACGATGGTGGTTCTGGCCTATTGTGCCGGACTGCGCCGTAGTGAACTCGCCGGGCTTGATCTGGGTGACGTGGACCTTCAATCGGACACGATCACGATCCGGGAAACGAAGTTCTACAAGACCAGGATCTTGCCGCTAACCGGCAGCGTCATGGCCGAATTACGGGCCTATATCGATGCAAGGCGGCGCGCCGGCGCCCCGCAGGATCCGCGGTCCGGGCTCTTCTGGCACGAGCACTTCAATGATCGCTATACCCCCGTGACGGTCTCAACGATGATTACCAACGTCATGCGCCGCGCCGGGTTCAAGCCCCCGACGGGGCGGGCGGGACCACGCGTTCATGACCTGCGCCACTCGATGGTCGTGAACCGAATCCTTCAATGGTATCGATCCGGCGTCAATCCGCAGGACAAACTGCGCTTTCTCTCCACCTATATGGGGCACCGGGACATCAACTCCACGCTGGTCTACATCACTGTCACGCAGGACCTGCTGCATGAGGCAAGCGAGCGGTTCCGTACCGTTGGCGTCCGATGCCTCACAATGGAGGCGCGGCCATGA